In one Ornithinimicrobium pratense genomic region, the following are encoded:
- a CDS encoding alpha-amylase family glycosyl hydrolase, with protein sequence MAAVGMGAIPIEDGYAFRVWAPHATAVRVVGDFNGWDHEAHTLSAEGDGHWYAEVPGAQMWQEYQYLLGNGEDTFLRIDPRALAVTHSVGNGLLYDHSAFDWDGDDFTPPHQHEMVVYETHIGSFVDTPGSGPADLHDLVGKLDYLVGLGVNAIELMPLMEFAGDYSWGYNPAHVFAVAHTYGGPEALKNFVKEAHKRGLAVIIDVVYNHFGPSDLSLWQFDGWSENDKGGIYFYNDHRSATPWGQTRPDYGRREVRDFILDNARMWLRDYHADGLRLDMTPYMRRVNGTDGEDIPEGWQMMRLIGDMVRAEFPRHVVIAEDLHNVPEVTSVEPEGAAMHAQWDNQFVHPVREALIVADDAHRSVAAVAQAIIHEYHQPFDRVIYTESHDEVANGQARITSEVDGDDPGGWTAQKRATLGAALVLTSPGIPMLFQGQEFLEDEWFRDTVPLDWERAWAFRDITQMFRDLILLRRNAGGDTRGLAGEHTTLVLADEEVKVLAYVRSTGDGHHVLVAVNLSATSVQRRVELPGRHWRVRFNSDARAYSQLFGDHATSDVVVQDGMGLLDLGPYSAVLYVPA encoded by the coding sequence ATGGCTGCTGTCGGCATGGGTGCGATCCCGATCGAGGATGGTTATGCGTTCCGGGTCTGGGCACCGCACGCCACGGCGGTGCGCGTGGTCGGGGACTTCAATGGGTGGGACCACGAGGCCCACACCCTGTCGGCCGAGGGCGACGGCCACTGGTATGCCGAGGTGCCGGGCGCCCAGATGTGGCAGGAGTACCAGTACCTCCTGGGCAACGGGGAGGACACCTTCCTGCGGATCGACCCGCGGGCGCTGGCCGTGACCCACTCCGTGGGCAACGGCCTGCTCTATGACCACTCTGCCTTCGACTGGGACGGGGACGACTTCACCCCGCCGCACCAGCACGAGATGGTCGTCTACGAGACCCACATCGGCTCGTTCGTCGACACCCCCGGTTCCGGACCGGCCGACCTGCACGACCTGGTGGGCAAGCTGGACTACCTGGTCGGGCTAGGGGTTAACGCCATCGAGCTGATGCCGCTCATGGAGTTCGCGGGGGACTACTCCTGGGGCTACAACCCGGCCCACGTCTTCGCCGTCGCGCACACCTACGGCGGCCCGGAGGCGCTGAAGAATTTCGTCAAGGAGGCGCACAAGCGCGGGCTGGCGGTCATCATCGACGTGGTCTACAACCACTTCGGCCCCAGTGACCTGTCCCTGTGGCAGTTTGACGGGTGGAGCGAGAACGACAAGGGCGGGATCTACTTCTACAACGACCACCGCTCCGCGACCCCGTGGGGCCAGACGCGCCCGGACTACGGCCGCCGGGAGGTCCGGGACTTCATCCTCGACAACGCCCGGATGTGGCTGCGGGACTACCACGCGGACGGGCTGCGGCTGGACATGACGCCCTACATGCGCCGGGTCAACGGCACGGACGGGGAGGACATCCCCGAGGGCTGGCAGATGATGCGGCTCATCGGGGACATGGTCCGCGCCGAGTTCCCCCGCCACGTCGTCATCGCCGAAGACCTGCACAACGTGCCCGAGGTCACCTCCGTCGAGCCCGAGGGTGCCGCGATGCACGCGCAGTGGGACAACCAGTTCGTCCATCCGGTGCGCGAGGCGCTGATCGTGGCCGACGACGCCCACCGCTCGGTGGCTGCGGTGGCCCAGGCCATCATCCACGAGTACCACCAGCCCTTCGACCGGGTGATCTACACCGAGTCCCACGACGAGGTCGCCAACGGGCAGGCGCGGATCACCTCCGAGGTCGACGGGGACGACCCGGGCGGGTGGACCGCCCAGAAACGGGCCACGCTGGGGGCCGCGCTCGTGTTGACCTCGCCGGGGATCCCGATGCTCTTCCAGGGGCAGGAGTTCCTCGAGGACGAGTGGTTCCGCGACACCGTGCCACTGGACTGGGAGCGGGCCTGGGCCTTCCGCGACATCACCCAGATGTTCCGCGACCTGATCCTGCTGCGCCGTAACGCCGGGGGCGACACCCGTGGCCTGGCCGGGGAGCACACCACGCTGGTGCTCGCCGACGAGGAGGTCAAGGTGCTGGCCTACGTCCGCTCCACCGGCGACGGGCACCACGTGCTGGTCGCCGTCAACCTCTCGGCCACCTCGGTGCAGCGCCGGGTAGAGCTGCCCGGCAGGCACTGGCGCGTGCGCTTCAACAGCGACGCCCGCGCCTACAGCCAGCTGTTCGGCGACCACGCGACCTCTGACGTCGTGGTGCAGGACGGTATGGGCCTGCTCGACCTCGGGCCCTACTCCGCCGTGCTCTACGTCCCTGCCTGA
- a CDS encoding multidrug effflux MFS transporter, with product MTAHPRPTADASGPPARAGLLLVTTLAALAMLGPFTIDTIFPGFQQLGEQFDIGTAALQQVTSAYLVAFAVMSVVHGPLSDALGRRTVMIGGLAGYVVASIACALAPSFGWLLVGRAAQGVFAGAATVVSRAVIPDLFSGPTARRLMSQVMLIFAVAPAIAPVIGGWLLLLGQWPLIFWFVAGYAVLGILLVVLALPETLPPQDRTPLRLGSVVGGLWTVARSWRFERLAVAGAMTFGAYILYVLTAPIVVVDLLGQGEQDFWKLFVPLIGGMALGSFTGGRLASRVTGERLVDVSMVAAVVIGLLNIALVWISPSLPWAVVGPALFGVVIGLAFPVVQLTLLELFPRHRGSAASMAAFSVLLSNALIAGVVGPLITTSLVSTAATSAAFATVGALLWWWHRRDPVVVQEADAAGQ from the coding sequence GTGACCGCGCACCCTCGACCGACCGCCGACGCTTCGGGCCCACCGGCCCGCGCCGGCCTGCTGCTCGTCACCACCCTGGCCGCGCTGGCCATGCTCGGTCCGTTCACCATCGACACGATCTTTCCCGGCTTCCAGCAGCTCGGTGAGCAGTTCGACATCGGCACGGCCGCGCTCCAGCAGGTGACCAGCGCCTACCTGGTGGCGTTCGCGGTGATGAGCGTGGTGCACGGGCCGCTGTCGGACGCCCTCGGGCGGCGGACGGTGATGATCGGTGGGCTGGCGGGGTATGTCGTCGCCTCGATCGCCTGCGCGCTCGCCCCCAGCTTCGGCTGGCTGCTGGTCGGACGCGCAGCCCAGGGCGTCTTCGCCGGCGCTGCCACGGTCGTCAGCCGGGCCGTGATCCCGGACCTGTTCAGCGGCCCGACTGCGCGTCGGCTGATGAGCCAGGTGATGCTCATCTTCGCCGTGGCCCCCGCGATCGCGCCGGTCATTGGCGGCTGGCTGCTGCTGCTGGGCCAGTGGCCGCTGATCTTCTGGTTCGTGGCCGGGTATGCCGTGCTGGGCATCCTGCTCGTGGTCCTGGCGCTGCCCGAGACCCTGCCGCCGCAGGACCGTACCCCGCTACGCCTCGGCTCGGTCGTCGGTGGCCTGTGGACGGTGGCCCGGTCGTGGCGCTTCGAACGGCTGGCCGTGGCCGGAGCGATGACCTTCGGCGCCTACATCCTCTATGTGCTGACCGCCCCGATCGTCGTGGTGGACCTGCTGGGGCAGGGCGAGCAGGACTTCTGGAAGCTCTTCGTGCCGCTCATCGGGGGGATGGCCCTCGGCTCGTTCACCGGCGGCCGGCTGGCATCCCGCGTCACCGGCGAGCGTCTCGTCGACGTGTCCATGGTGGCCGCCGTGGTCATCGGGCTGCTCAACATCGCGCTGGTCTGGATCTCGCCAAGCCTGCCGTGGGCCGTCGTCGGCCCGGCCCTGTTCGGGGTGGTGATCGGGCTGGCCTTCCCGGTCGTGCAGCTCACCCTGCTCGAGCTCTTCCCCCGCCACCGTGGCTCGGCGGCGTCGATGGCTGCCTTCTCGGTGCTCCTGTCCAACGCCCTCATCGCGGGCGTGGTCGGCCCCCTGATCACGACCTCGCTGGTCAGCACCGCGGCCACCAGCGCCGCCTTCGCCACCGTGGGCGCGTTGCTGTGGTGGTGGCACCGGCGGGACCCGGTGGTCGTGCAGGAGGCGGACGCCGCGGGGCAGTAG
- a CDS encoding YidH family protein, with translation MADRVDERDWWARRLLPGGEEPDPRFSLANERTFLAWIRTALALLAGGIAVEAFAVGIFEPAVRKGIALLLIVLGMFVSGGAFMRWLGVERAMRHSKPLPMPLIAPVLGLGAAVSAFVLVVFILTTAP, from the coding sequence ATGGCGGACCGGGTGGACGAGCGGGACTGGTGGGCGCGGCGCCTGCTGCCCGGCGGCGAGGAGCCGGACCCCCGCTTCTCGTTGGCCAACGAGCGCACCTTCCTGGCCTGGATCCGCACCGCCCTGGCCCTGCTCGCCGGGGGGATCGCGGTCGAGGCGTTCGCGGTTGGCATCTTCGAGCCGGCCGTGCGCAAAGGCATCGCGCTGCTGCTCATCGTGCTGGGCATGTTCGTCAGCGGCGGCGCCTTCATGCGGTGGCTCGGCGTGGAGCGGGCCATGCGGCACTCAAAGCCACTGCCCATGCCGTTGATCGCCCCGGTGCTCGGCCTCGGTGCAGCGGTCAGCGCGTTCGTCCTGGTGGTCTTCATCCTCACCACCGCCCCATGA
- a CDS encoding DUF202 domain-containing protein: MSRRRPRRRSAPATAAAVDPGLQPERTTLSWSRTGLALVTVSAVFLRWVPHYGLGLLLLPLLTLVCALLITMTHHRRTNRAVAGIRAQTDVVQPAALVALVAVLMGLGGAAIGFVLHAP; the protein is encoded by the coding sequence ATGAGCCGCAGGCGGCCGCGCCGCAGGTCAGCGCCCGCCACAGCGGCCGCGGTGGACCCGGGGCTGCAGCCGGAGCGCACCACCCTGTCCTGGAGCCGGACCGGCCTGGCGCTGGTGACGGTCAGTGCGGTCTTCCTGCGCTGGGTGCCACACTACGGGCTGGGGCTGCTGCTCCTGCCGCTGCTCACGCTGGTGTGCGCTCTGCTCATCACGATGACGCACCACCGGCGCACCAACCGCGCCGTGGCCGGGATCCGGGCCCAGACCGACGTGGTGCAGCCCGCTGCCCTCGTGGCTCTCGTCGCCGTCCTCATGGGCCTGGGCGGCGCCGCCATCGGCTTCGTGCTGCACGCTCCCTGA
- a CDS encoding SelB C-terminal domain-containing protein: MKRVLATAGHVDHGKSTLVRALTGREPDRLAEERARGLTIELGFAWTRLPSGADIAFVDVPGHRRFIGTTLAGLGPASAVVFVVAADQGWQAQSSEHLAALRALGIQEGVLVLTRSDLAEGHRVEQVRAEALARLAAAGLQVPSVVVSARSGAGMDELRQALDVLVARMPHPDPDAPVRLWCDRSFTIQGSGTVVTGTLGAGTLRVGDHLGLVSAAGVREAVVRGLQSEDVAHESVGPVSRVAVNLRRVQAGEAGREAVLVTPGAFVLARVVDVRLEPVTNGEEPTAVSGDDPSETPPARVTLHVGSADQPARARPLGDRHARLSIDQVLPWRVGDRALLRDPGTRRLWSVQVVDVDPLPLRRRGAARRRAEALEGAASASLADVRLRSRQAEHPDVLEQLGLGEPSDAVLVGGWWVDPVALQAWSQGVREGVREHHAAHPLSPGLTVAEVAHLLELPDHLRAAAAGGALPAGLPAPAAELVRHVVAAAGLRTTGGRVHAPDHGGLGRAETAVAALEARLRSAPFAAPEREELSRLGLGPTELAAAARQGRLLRLPDDIVLLPDGPARAMRELAALEQPFTLSQARQALGTTRRVAVPLLEHLDGRGWTRRVDGQRRQVVR, translated from the coding sequence ATGAAGCGCGTGCTGGCCACCGCGGGCCATGTCGACCACGGCAAGTCCACGCTGGTCCGGGCGTTGACCGGCCGGGAGCCCGACCGGCTCGCGGAGGAGCGGGCGCGGGGGCTGACCATCGAGCTGGGGTTCGCGTGGACCCGGCTGCCCAGTGGCGCCGACATCGCCTTCGTCGACGTGCCGGGGCACAGACGGTTCATCGGCACGACGCTCGCCGGGCTCGGGCCAGCGAGCGCCGTGGTCTTCGTGGTGGCTGCCGATCAGGGCTGGCAGGCGCAGAGCTCGGAGCATCTGGCCGCGTTGCGCGCGCTGGGCATCCAGGAGGGGGTGCTGGTGCTGACCCGCAGCGACCTGGCCGAGGGGCACCGCGTCGAGCAGGTGCGCGCAGAGGCCCTGGCCCGTCTGGCGGCCGCGGGTCTGCAGGTGCCGAGCGTCGTCGTGTCCGCCCGGTCCGGTGCGGGCATGGACGAGCTGCGGCAGGCCCTCGACGTGCTCGTCGCCCGGATGCCCCACCCCGACCCGGACGCGCCCGTGCGGCTCTGGTGCGACCGGTCCTTCACCATCCAGGGCTCGGGCACGGTGGTGACCGGCACCCTGGGTGCCGGGACCCTGCGGGTCGGGGACCACCTCGGGCTGGTGTCTGCGGCCGGTGTCCGTGAGGCAGTCGTCCGAGGCCTGCAGAGCGAGGACGTCGCGCACGAGAGCGTGGGCCCGGTCTCTCGGGTGGCGGTCAACCTGCGTCGGGTGCAGGCCGGCGAGGCGGGCCGGGAGGCGGTGCTGGTCACTCCCGGTGCCTTCGTCCTGGCGCGCGTCGTCGACGTGCGGCTGGAACCGGTCACGAACGGTGAGGAGCCCACGGCCGTCAGTGGTGACGACCCGTCAGAGACGCCCCCGGCCCGGGTGACGCTGCACGTCGGGTCGGCCGACCAGCCGGCCCGGGCCAGGCCGCTGGGAGACCGGCACGCGCGGTTGAGCATCGACCAGGTCCTGCCCTGGCGGGTGGGCGACCGGGCCCTCCTGCGCGACCCCGGCACCCGTCGCCTGTGGTCGGTGCAGGTCGTCGACGTCGACCCCCTGCCCCTGCGTCGACGGGGCGCGGCGCGCCGACGGGCCGAGGCGCTCGAGGGCGCGGCGTCGGCTTCCCTCGCCGACGTGCGTCTGCGCTCGCGCCAGGCCGAGCACCCTGACGTGCTGGAGCAGCTCGGGCTGGGTGAGCCTTCCGACGCCGTCCTCGTCGGCGGGTGGTGGGTTGATCCCGTAGCGCTGCAGGCCTGGAGCCAAGGGGTGAGGGAGGGTGTGCGCGAGCATCATGCGGCCCACCCGCTGAGCCCGGGGCTGACGGTGGCCGAGGTGGCCCACCTCCTGGAGCTGCCGGACCATCTGCGGGCCGCCGCCGCCGGAGGTGCCCTGCCCGCAGGTCTGCCGGCTCCTGCAGCCGAACTCGTGCGTCATGTCGTAGCCGCCGCGGGGTTGCGGACTACCGGCGGCCGGGTGCACGCCCCCGACCACGGTGGTCTGGGCCGCGCCGAGACCGCGGTCGCCGCCCTCGAGGCGCGCCTGCGATCTGCGCCCTTCGCCGCACCGGAGCGAGAGGAGCTCTCGCGGCTGGGGCTGGGGCCGACCGAGCTGGCCGCGGCGGCCCGGCAGGGGCGGCTGCTGCGCCTTCCGGACGACATCGTGCTGCTGCCCGACGGCCCGGCGCGCGCGATGCGCGAGCTCGCCGCGCTGGAGCAGCCGTTCACCCTGAGCCAGGCACGGCAGGCCCTGGGGACGACCCGCCGGGTGGCCGTGCCCCTGCTGGAGCACCTGGACGGGCGGGGGTGGACCCGCCGGGTTGACGGCCAGCGGCGCCAGGTGGTGCGCTGA
- the selA gene encoding L-seryl-tRNA(Sec) selenium transferase, translating to MSQTDARRAIPRTDSLLASPPFAAVVDRLGRASVRAAVVAAQDRARRGEIAPDEVAAAALAALPTRTSSMTPVLNATGVVVHTNIGRAPLSPAATEAVLDAAGYVDVELDLATGQRSRRGAGALQALLQAVPSAGGALVVNNGAAALVLATTALAAGREVVVSRGEMVEIGDGFRLPDLIASTGARLREVGTTNRTHLGDYIDALGPDTGCVLKVHPSNFRVEGFVSAVGLPQLRDLRRPDGSPVPVVADIGSGLLAPDPLLPDEPDATTALGEGATLVTASGDKLLGGPQAGIVLGEAETVERLRRHPLARAVRVDKLTLAALEATVRTGAVPVQEALHRTAEELRPRAARLAAELGREVVPVAGRVGGGGAPGVPLPGYAVEVPVGVVARLRRPGRRMEGEDLPVVLARVEDGRGLVDLRCIPPDQDQDLLRAVQAAMGAGDGADLDRQAVTDHLAADPAAPDAAPDAAPDAVPDALGDPVPPPR from the coding sequence GTGAGTCAGACCGATGCGCGGCGGGCGATACCGCGGACCGACAGCCTGCTCGCGAGCCCACCCTTTGCCGCCGTCGTCGACCGGCTGGGCAGGGCGTCGGTGCGGGCCGCGGTCGTGGCCGCGCAGGACCGGGCCCGGCGGGGGGAGATCGCGCCCGATGAGGTGGCAGCCGCCGCCCTGGCGGCGCTGCCCACCCGGACCAGCTCGATGACGCCCGTGCTCAACGCCACCGGTGTAGTGGTACATACCAACATCGGTCGGGCCCCGCTGTCCCCGGCGGCGACGGAGGCCGTCCTGGACGCGGCCGGTTACGTCGACGTCGAGCTCGACCTCGCCACCGGCCAGCGGTCCCGCCGAGGTGCCGGTGCGCTGCAGGCCTTGCTCCAGGCGGTCCCGTCCGCGGGCGGGGCGCTGGTCGTCAACAACGGCGCCGCCGCGCTCGTCCTGGCCACGACCGCCCTGGCCGCGGGCCGGGAGGTGGTCGTCTCCCGGGGCGAGATGGTGGAGATCGGCGACGGGTTCCGGCTGCCCGACCTCATCGCCTCCACCGGGGCGCGACTGCGCGAGGTGGGCACCACGAACCGGACTCACCTGGGTGACTACATCGACGCGCTCGGTCCCGACACCGGCTGCGTGCTCAAGGTGCACCCGAGCAACTTCCGGGTCGAGGGTTTCGTCTCCGCGGTCGGACTGCCGCAGCTGCGGGACCTGCGGCGCCCGGACGGCAGCCCGGTCCCCGTGGTCGCGGACATCGGCTCCGGCCTGCTCGCGCCCGACCCGCTGCTGCCGGACGAGCCGGACGCGACCACCGCCCTGGGGGAAGGAGCGACCCTGGTGACCGCCAGCGGGGACAAGCTGCTCGGTGGCCCCCAGGCCGGGATCGTGCTGGGGGAGGCCGAGACCGTGGAGCGGCTGCGCCGCCACCCCCTCGCGCGCGCGGTGCGCGTCGACAAGCTGACCCTGGCTGCCCTTGAGGCGACGGTCCGGACCGGCGCTGTCCCGGTCCAGGAGGCCCTGCACCGCACGGCCGAGGAGCTGCGGCCCCGGGCCGCCCGGCTGGCCGCCGAACTGGGCCGAGAGGTCGTCCCGGTCGCCGGCCGGGTCGGCGGGGGCGGGGCCCCCGGTGTCCCCCTTCCCGGGTATGCCGTCGAGGTGCCGGTCGGCGTCGTCGCCCGGCTCCGTCGTCCCGGACGCCGCATGGAGGGGGAGGACCTGCCGGTCGTGCTGGCCCGCGTGGAGGACGGGCGTGGCCTGGTGGACCTGCGCTGCATACCCCCGGACCAGGACCAGGACCTCCTGCGCGCGGTGCAGGCGGCGATGGGGGCAGGGGATGGTGCCGACCTGGACCGGCAGGCCGTCACCGACCACCTGGCCGCGGACCCTGCCGCCCCTGACGCCGCCCCTGACGCCGCCCCTGACGCCGTCCCTGACGCCCTCGGCGACCCCGTCCCCCCGCCCCGATGA
- the selD gene encoding selenide, water dikinase SelD, with protein MEPIRLTQFARGGGCACKIPAGELEQIVAGLQGLAHPPGAQVLVGLDDGDDAAAVQIEGGVAIVSTSDFFTPVVDDPYDWGRIAAANALSDVYAMGGTPLMAINLVAWPREALPTELLREVLRGGLDVATEAGCPVLGGHSIDAPEPIYGMAVTGTADPDRLMRNDAAEAGLPISLTKPLGVGVLNNRHKSTGEVSQEAIASMVALNRDASQAALAAGVRAATDVTGFGLLGHLYKMCRASGVAARIDASAVPYVDGTRQALAAGHVPGGSRRNLDWVRTHLAADGVSEDELILLADAQTSGGLLVVGEVPGAPVVGQTLPAGSLGDGILVEVV; from the coding sequence ATGGAACCCATCCGCCTGACCCAGTTCGCGCGTGGCGGTGGCTGCGCCTGCAAGATCCCGGCCGGTGAGCTGGAGCAGATCGTTGCTGGTCTGCAGGGGCTCGCGCACCCGCCGGGGGCGCAGGTGCTGGTCGGCCTGGACGACGGTGACGACGCCGCGGCGGTGCAGATCGAGGGTGGGGTAGCGATCGTGTCCACCTCGGACTTCTTCACCCCCGTCGTCGACGACCCCTACGACTGGGGCCGGATCGCGGCGGCCAACGCCCTGTCCGACGTCTACGCGATGGGGGGCACTCCCCTGATGGCGATCAACCTGGTCGCCTGGCCGCGCGAGGCGCTACCCACCGAGCTGCTCCGCGAGGTGCTGCGCGGTGGCCTGGACGTCGCCACCGAGGCGGGTTGCCCCGTGCTGGGCGGACACAGCATCGACGCCCCAGAACCGATCTACGGCATGGCCGTCACCGGCACCGCCGACCCGGACCGGTTGATGCGCAACGACGCCGCCGAGGCAGGACTGCCGATCAGTCTGACCAAGCCGCTGGGCGTCGGGGTGCTCAACAACCGGCACAAGAGCACAGGCGAGGTCAGCCAGGAGGCGATCGCGAGCATGGTCGCCCTGAACCGCGATGCCTCCCAGGCGGCGCTGGCGGCGGGGGTCAGGGCGGCGACCGACGTCACCGGCTTCGGGCTGCTGGGCCACCTTTACAAGATGTGCCGTGCCTCGGGTGTCGCGGCACGGATCGACGCCTCCGCCGTGCCTTACGTCGACGGCACCCGGCAGGCGCTGGCCGCCGGGCACGTCCCCGGCGGCTCCCGCCGCAACCTGGACTGGGTCCGGACCCACCTGGCGGCCGACGGGGTCAGCGAGGATGAGCTGATCCTGCTGGCCGACGCCCAGACCTCCGGCGGACTGCTCGTCGTGGGCGAGGTCCCGGGGGCGCCGGTGGTCGGCCAGACCCTGCCCGCCGGGTCGTTGGGCGACGGGATCCTGGTCGAGGTGGTCTGA